Proteins from a genomic interval of Pseudoruegeria sp. SHC-113:
- a CDS encoding ASKHA domain-containing protein codes for MSSDPLVIFTPSGKRGHFPVGTPILTAARQLGVDLDSVCGGRGICSKCQITPSYGEFSKHGVTVQADALSEWNAVEERYKSKRGLIDGRRLGCQAQVQGDVVIDVPPESQVHKQVVRKRAEARDITLNPSVHLHYVEVLEPNMHDPSGDLERLRDALKSQWDLEGFEVSLSVLSRLQKALRKGEWKVTCVIHKAPGAPMRLLDVHPGLYEGPLYGLAVDLGSTTIAAHLCDLATGEVVASSGVMNPQIRFGEDLMSRVSYSMMNTGGDAEMTAAVRGGMNQLFADIAVEAGISEAQIVDAVFVCNPVMHHLFLGIDPYELGQAPFALATSDSLRLAASDLGLTRLHPEARAYLLPCIAGHVGADAAAVALSEAPDKSADLVLVVDVGTNAEILLGNSEKVLACSSPTGPAFEGAQISSGQRAAPGAIERVQIDPVTKEPRFRVIGSDLWSDEEGFEAAIATTGITGICGSGIIEMVAEMRMAGILDAPGLIGSPEQTGTDRCFLDGRTYSYRVWDGSADGGPVITVTNRDIREIQMAKAALYSGARLLMDKFGVDTVDRIVLAGAFGAHISPKHAMVLGMIPDCALEKVTSAGNAAGTGARIALLNTEARSEIEATVREIHKIETAIEPRFQEHFVNASAIPNAVEPFPILGQVVTLPTETFNTGGGGEGEGGRRRRRRG; via the coding sequence ATGAGCTCTGATCCCCTCGTCATCTTCACCCCCTCCGGCAAGCGCGGGCACTTCCCCGTCGGCACCCCGATCCTGACAGCCGCCCGCCAGCTGGGCGTGGATCTGGATTCGGTCTGCGGCGGGCGGGGCATCTGCTCCAAATGCCAGATCACCCCCTCCTATGGCGAATTCTCCAAACACGGCGTCACGGTGCAGGCCGATGCGCTCTCGGAGTGGAACGCGGTGGAGGAGCGCTACAAGAGCAAGCGCGGGCTGATCGACGGTCGTCGTCTGGGCTGCCAAGCACAGGTGCAGGGCGATGTGGTGATCGACGTGCCGCCGGAAAGCCAGGTCCACAAGCAGGTGGTGCGCAAACGCGCCGAGGCGCGCGACATCACGCTCAACCCGTCGGTGCATCTGCACTACGTGGAGGTGCTGGAACCCAACATGCATGACCCTTCCGGCGATCTGGAACGGCTGCGCGATGCGCTGAAAAGCCAGTGGGATCTGGAAGGCTTCGAGGTCAGCCTTTCCGTGCTCTCCCGCCTGCAGAAAGCGCTGCGCAAGGGCGAATGGAAGGTCACTTGCGTGATCCACAAGGCCCCCGGTGCTCCGATGCGGCTTCTGGACGTGCACCCCGGCCTCTACGAGGGCCCGCTTTACGGGCTGGCGGTGGATCTGGGCTCCACCACCATCGCCGCGCATCTCTGCGATCTGGCCACGGGCGAGGTCGTGGCCTCCTCCGGCGTGATGAACCCGCAGATCCGCTTCGGCGAGGATCTGATGAGCCGGGTGAGCTATTCGATGATGAACACCGGCGGCGATGCCGAGATGACGGCCGCCGTGCGTGGCGGCATGAACCAGCTGTTCGCCGACATCGCCGTGGAGGCCGGGATCAGCGAAGCCCAGATCGTGGATGCGGTCTTCGTCTGCAACCCGGTGATGCACCACCTCTTTCTGGGGATCGACCCTTACGAGCTGGGCCAAGCCCCCTTCGCGCTGGCCACGTCTGACTCCTTGCGCCTGGCTGCCTCCGATCTGGGCCTTACCCGCCTGCATCCGGAGGCCCGCGCCTACCTGCTGCCGTGCATCGCGGGCCATGTGGGCGCGGATGCCGCCGCCGTGGCGCTCTCGGAAGCGCCCGACAAATCCGCCGACCTCGTGCTGGTGGTGGACGTCGGCACCAACGCCGAAATCCTGCTCGGAAACAGCGAGAAGGTGCTCGCCTGTTCCTCCCCCACGGGGCCTGCCTTTGAGGGGGCGCAGATCTCCTCGGGCCAGCGCGCTGCGCCCGGCGCGATCGAGCGGGTGCAGATCGATCCCGTCACAAAGGAGCCGCGCTTCCGGGTGATCGGCAGCGATCTCTGGAGCGATGAAGAGGGCTTTGAAGCCGCCATCGCCACCACCGGGATCACTGGGATCTGCGGCTCCGGCATCATCGAGATGGTCGCCGAGATGCGTATGGCCGGGATCCTGGACGCGCCCGGGCTGATCGGCTCGCCCGAGCAAACCGGCACCGACCGCTGTTTCCTTGACGGGCGCACCTATTCCTATCGCGTGTGGGATGGCAGCGCCGACGGCGGCCCGGTGATCACCGTCACCAACCGCGACATCCGCGAAATCCAGATGGCCAAGGCCGCGCTCTACTCCGGCGCGCGGCTCTTGATGGACAAATTCGGCGTGGACACCGTGGACCGCATCGTGCTGGCCGGGGCATTCGGCGCGCATATCAGCCCCAAACACGCGATGGTGCTGGGCATGATCCCCGATTGCGCGCTGGAAAAGGTCACCTCCGCAGGCAACGCCGCCGGCACAGGCGCGCGGATTGCACTTCTGAACACCGAGGCCCGCAGCGAGATCGAAGCGACGGTTCGCGAGATCCACAAGATCGAAACCGCCATCGAGCCGCGCTTTCAGGAGCATTTCGTCAACGCCTCCGCCATCCCGAACGCAGTGGAGCCCTTCCCCATTCTCGGTCAGGTCGTCACCCTGCCAACGGAGACTTTCAACACAGGAGGTGGTGGCGAGGGCGAAGGCGGGCGGCGGCGGCGCAGGCGTGGGTGA
- a CDS encoding acyl-CoA thioesterase: MELTFLSPLPRDVMDAHGVPPGYTYALADRVRFQEVDALLHANNVAYVAWFETLRTRYLRDMGVLDCFESFPAFVVAEQTIRYRAPLLLDQAYVAAGRTTRVGRSSFAQDYVLMADGKLCAEGTAQMVNVDPDTGKGHPLPEAARRIFIDQDGAES, translated from the coding sequence ATGGAACTGACATTTCTCAGCCCGCTGCCCCGTGACGTGATGGACGCCCACGGCGTGCCGCCCGGCTACACCTACGCGCTGGCCGACCGCGTGCGCTTTCAGGAGGTGGACGCGCTGCTGCACGCCAACAACGTGGCCTATGTGGCGTGGTTCGAGACCCTGCGCACGCGCTACCTGCGGGATATGGGCGTGCTGGACTGTTTTGAAAGCTTCCCCGCCTTCGTGGTCGCCGAACAGACGATCCGCTACCGCGCACCGCTCCTGCTGGATCAGGCCTATGTCGCCGCCGGGCGCACCACGCGCGTGGGGCGGTCGAGCTTTGCGCAGGACTATGTGCTGATGGCCGATGGCAAGCTCTGCGCCGAAGGCACGGCGCAGATGGTCAACGTGGATCCCGACACGGGAAAGGGCCACCCCCTGCCGGAAGCGGCCCGCCGTATTTTCATCGATCAGGACGGGGCGGAGAGCTAG
- the pgi gene encoding glucose-6-phosphate isomerase, which translates to MTWKTLHDLHAATEGRRILSLFDDPKRAEAFSARFGDMLFDFSKTNIDAQALDALVELARGADVEARRTAMFTGEKINETEGRAVLHTALRNLDERPIFVDGENVMPKVMETLERMGHFAESVRSGQFKGQGGAITDVVNIGIGGSDLGPVMATLALAPYHDGPRLHYVSNVDGAHIADVLRPLNPETTLVLVASKTFTTIETMTNADTAKAWMGEVVKDPASQFAALSSNLEKTGAYGIDPERVFGFEDWVGGRYSMWGPIGLPVMIAVGAADFRAFLAGGLAMDKHFCEVPLAENLPVLLALVGIWHNQICGHGTRAVLPYEQRLLRLPAYLQQLEMESNGKRVSMDGKDLERNSGPVVWGEPGTNGQHAFYQLIHQGTRVIPCEFMVAAEGHEPELAHQHTLLVANCLAQSEALLRGRSLEEATEIMAKKGLEGAELERQARHRVFPGNRPSTTLVYPKLTPEIFGQIIALYEHRVFVEGVILGLNSFDQWGVELGKELALALQPVVTGQSDGAGKDGSTLGLVNHIRGLAG; encoded by the coding sequence ATGACCTGGAAGACCCTGCACGACCTGCACGCCGCCACCGAAGGCCGGCGCATCCTTTCACTGTTTGACGATCCCAAGCGCGCTGAGGCATTTTCCGCCCGGTTCGGGGATATGCTCTTTGATTTCTCCAAGACGAACATCGACGCGCAAGCCCTTGACGCGCTTGTGGAACTGGCACGTGGGGCGGATGTGGAAGCCCGCCGCACTGCCATGTTCACCGGCGAGAAGATCAACGAAACCGAGGGCCGCGCCGTGCTGCACACCGCGCTGCGCAACCTCGATGAGCGCCCCATCTTCGTGGACGGTGAGAACGTCATGCCGAAGGTGATGGAAACGCTGGAGCGCATGGGGCATTTCGCCGAATCCGTGCGCTCAGGCCAGTTCAAGGGGCAGGGTGGCGCGATCACCGATGTGGTGAACATCGGCATCGGCGGCTCTGATCTGGGCCCCGTCATGGCGACGCTGGCGCTTGCGCCCTACCACGACGGCCCGCGCCTGCATTACGTCTCCAACGTCGATGGCGCGCATATCGCCGATGTGCTGCGGCCGCTGAATCCGGAAACGACGCTGGTGCTGGTGGCCTCCAAGACCTTTACCACCATCGAGACGATGACGAACGCCGACACCGCCAAGGCCTGGATGGGCGAAGTGGTGAAGGATCCGGCCAGCCAATTCGCCGCGCTGTCGTCGAACCTTGAGAAGACAGGCGCATATGGCATTGATCCGGAACGGGTTTTTGGTTTCGAGGATTGGGTCGGCGGGCGCTATTCCATGTGGGGGCCAATCGGCCTTCCGGTGATGATCGCCGTTGGTGCTGCCGATTTCCGCGCCTTCCTGGCCGGTGGCCTCGCGATGGACAAGCATTTCTGCGAGGTGCCGCTGGCGGAGAACCTTCCCGTGTTGCTGGCGCTGGTGGGCATCTGGCACAACCAGATCTGCGGCCATGGCACGCGCGCCGTTCTGCCCTACGAACAGCGCCTGCTGCGCTTGCCGGCCTATCTCCAGCAACTGGAGATGGAGAGCAACGGCAAGCGTGTCTCGATGGACGGCAAGGATCTGGAGCGCAATTCTGGCCCCGTTGTCTGGGGCGAGCCCGGCACCAACGGCCAGCACGCGTTTTACCAGCTGATCCACCAGGGCACGCGGGTGATCCCCTGCGAATTCATGGTGGCGGCGGAAGGCCACGAGCCGGAACTGGCGCATCAGCACACGCTTTTGGTGGCTAATTGTCTGGCGCAATCCGAAGCACTTCTGCGCGGAAGGAGTCTTGAAGAAGCCACGGAGATCATGGCGAAAAAGGGCCTTGAGGGGGCGGAGCTGGAGCGGCAAGCACGGCATCGGGTCTTCCCGGGCAACCGCCCTTCGACCACGCTTGTATACCCCAAGCTCACGCCCGAGATCTTCGGTCAGATCATCGCGCTCTATGAGCACCGCGTTTTCGTGGAAGGCGTGATTTTGGGCCTCAACTCCTTTGACCAATGGGGCGTGGAACTGGGCAAGGAACTGGCGCTCGCGCTTCAGCCGGTGGTGACGGGCCAAAGCGATGGCGCGGGCAAGGATGGCTCCACCCTTGGCCTCGTGAACCACATTCGCGGGTTGGCGGGCTGA
- the pgl gene encoding 6-phosphogluconolactonase, whose product MDFVDYPDREMMMMKIADQIGSELATMLRQQDRVSLAVPGGTTPGPIFDDLSAAEMDWSRVDVLLTDERWVPESSDRSNTRLLKERLLTGKAAGARLIPLYADAPRPEDKLAGLSATVDSILPLSVVLLGMGADMHTASLFPGADLLAEGLSPKAPALLPMRAPTAPEPRITLSARVLNSALSKHIVITGAEKRAALEEARRLKDPMQAPVYAILSDATVHWAE is encoded by the coding sequence ATGGATTTCGTAGACTATCCCGACCGCGAAATGATGATGATGAAGATCGCCGATCAGATCGGCAGTGAGCTTGCCACCATGCTGCGTCAGCAGGATCGGGTGAGCCTCGCCGTGCCCGGCGGCACCACGCCGGGGCCGATTTTCGACGATCTGAGCGCGGCGGAGATGGACTGGAGCCGGGTGGACGTGCTGCTCACCGATGAGCGCTGGGTGCCAGAAAGCTCCGACCGTTCCAATACGCGGCTGCTAAAAGAACGCCTGCTGACCGGCAAGGCCGCCGGCGCGCGCCTGATCCCGCTCTACGCCGATGCGCCGCGCCCCGAAGACAAGCTCGCCGGGCTTTCGGCGACGGTGGACAGCATCCTGCCGCTCTCTGTCGTGCTTCTGGGCATGGGCGCGGATATGCACACCGCCAGCCTGTTTCCGGGGGCCGATCTGCTGGCCGAGGGGCTTTCGCCGAAAGCGCCCGCGCTGCTGCCGATGCGCGCGCCCACGGCACCGGAGCCGCGCATCACGCTCTCCGCGCGGGTCTTGAACTCTGCGCTCTCCAAGCACATCGTGATCACGGGGGCCGAGAAACGCGCTGCTCTGGAAGAGGCGCGCCGCCTGAAGGATCCGATGCAAGCCCCTGTTTACGCAATTCTTTCTGACGCAACTGTACATTGGGCCGAGTGA